One stretch of Saccharomonospora xinjiangensis XJ-54 DNA includes these proteins:
- a CDS encoding prenyltransferase/squalene oxidase repeat-containing protein produces the protein MNVEQLQARAEKTAERAITHLYDRQREDGSWVDRLSSSTIATALGALSLHRADSVAYGARVENAVRWLRTHQREDGGWAMADAEWPSSPGMTAFGLAALHEIDPHDSQRAIERAHTFIDVNDGMNVIPGLTGEAPKTWPAALPTIWALTGLRDFEAQPDLPVETILVPRRWRNKVSIALPAILGLGVMQARTMRRSLPRRVLGRIAEPLALRWLRGISGTNGGIEECPMIAGFLYLGLRQADVAPDLQRASLRYLLETQRDDGSWAIDRDLEISVTAYSIMALSEFSDVAKEPLLEGTREWLLRNQWNKPFSEFDIPAGGWSWANPSGWPESEDTAVVLGVLADLGVPREHPSVQLGIDWLLAMQNRDGSWSEWVRNTHIMNDRPCPGVTAHVIMALQRYGMPDSPGSAIARALAYLRGHQQNDGSISSVWFRDNTHGTSRLLEAFVDSRRGSAPSAVAAREWLLANQAEDGGWPLRHELPPRGSTAEETAWALFALVKGGVDPRDPAALRAVEWLVDHQDDQGTWRPSNVGLYFDDLCYTDDLIAHTFALRAIGRWLRRLAPAGETR, from the coding sequence ATGAACGTCGAGCAGTTGCAGGCTCGCGCCGAGAAGACGGCCGAGCGCGCCATCACCCACCTCTACGACCGGCAGCGTGAGGACGGCTCGTGGGTGGATCGGTTGTCCTCCTCGACGATCGCGACGGCGCTGGGGGCGTTGTCGTTGCACCGCGCCGATTCGGTGGCCTACGGGGCGAGGGTCGAGAACGCGGTGCGGTGGCTGCGTACCCATCAGCGGGAGGACGGGGGCTGGGCCATGGCCGACGCCGAGTGGCCGAGCAGCCCCGGGATGACCGCGTTCGGGCTCGCCGCCCTGCACGAGATCGACCCGCACGACTCCCAGCGCGCCATCGAGCGGGCGCACACGTTCATCGACGTCAACGACGGCATGAACGTGATCCCCGGACTCACCGGCGAAGCACCGAAGACGTGGCCCGCGGCGCTGCCGACGATCTGGGCTCTCACGGGGTTGCGGGACTTTGAGGCGCAACCCGACCTTCCCGTCGAGACGATCCTGGTGCCGCGCCGCTGGCGCAACAAGGTGTCGATCGCGCTGCCCGCGATCCTCGGCCTCGGGGTCATGCAGGCGCGCACGATGCGCCGTAGCCTGCCGCGGCGCGTCCTCGGCCGGATCGCCGAACCGCTGGCGCTGCGGTGGTTGCGGGGGATCTCCGGCACCAACGGCGGTATCGAGGAATGCCCCATGATCGCGGGATTCCTCTACCTCGGGCTCCGGCAGGCGGACGTCGCACCCGACCTGCAACGGGCGTCGCTGCGCTACCTGCTTGAGACGCAGCGGGACGACGGTTCGTGGGCCATCGACCGTGACCTGGAGATCTCGGTCACCGCCTACTCCATCATGGCGCTGTCGGAGTTCTCCGACGTGGCGAAGGAACCGCTGCTGGAAGGCACCCGCGAGTGGTTGCTGCGCAACCAGTGGAACAAACCGTTCAGCGAGTTCGACATCCCGGCAGGCGGCTGGAGCTGGGCCAATCCGTCCGGCTGGCCGGAATCCGAGGACACCGCCGTCGTGCTCGGCGTCCTGGCCGACCTCGGCGTGCCGCGCGAACATCCCTCGGTACAGCTCGGGATCGACTGGCTGCTGGCGATGCAGAACCGCGACGGTTCGTGGTCGGAATGGGTGCGCAACACGCACATCATGAACGACCGTCCCTGCCCCGGCGTCACCGCGCACGTGATCATGGCGCTTCAGCGGTACGGGATGCCCGACTCGCCCGGCAGCGCGATCGCCAGGGCGCTGGCCTACCTGCGCGGCCACCAGCAGAACGACGGCTCGATCTCGTCGGTCTGGTTCAGGGACAACACCCACGGCACGAGCAGGCTGCTCGAGGCGTTCGTGGATTCCCGCAGGGGCAGCGCTCCCTCCGCCGTCGCCGCCCGCGAATGGCTGCTCGCCAACCAGGCCGAGGACGGCGGGTGGCCGCTGCGGCACGAGCTGCCGCCGAGGGGCAGCACGGCCGAGGAGACGGCGTGGGCGTTGTTCGCGCTGGTGAAGGGCGGGGTCGATCCCCGCGATCCCGCTGCGCTGAGGGCGGTGGAATGGCTGGTGGACCACCAGGACGACCAGGGAACGTGGCGGCCGAGCAACGTCGGCCTCTACTTCGACGACCTGTGCTACACCGACGACCTCATCGCGCACACTTTCGCGTTGCGCGCCATCGGCCGCTGGTTGAGAAGGCTGGCTCCGGCGGGGGAGACCCGGTGA
- a CDS encoding cytochrome P450, with translation MTATVRAFPFPRARRLDLEPEYRALREREPVSRVAFPYGEQAWLVTRYADVRTVLTDPRFSRAVSLERDVPRVTEENFSGGLVAMDPPEHTRVRSVCRHAFTARTVARLRQRATTIATDLVETARREGGFDAVEDFALPFTLKMICELLGVPYEDRDHFRYWAEAGLATTSLTEDERWRATGNMWDYVANLVAERRAHPRDDLISAMLAVQSETGAVSDDELVIVAMTILVAGYETTSTQLPNFLYVLLEDRARFETLVADPGLIPGAVEELMRYVPLEANGTSPRYALEDVTLSGVRIEAGEPVVPASVIANRDPEVFTDPDRLDFTRSPNPHLGFGLGAHFCLGAPLARLELQVALDVVTTAVPDLRLPEDNDGIEWKEGMLVRGPSRLPLAVDSVDPVDPTAPAPTASPRPQRSRP, from the coding sequence ATGACCGCCACCGTCCGCGCCTTCCCGTTCCCCCGCGCCAGGCGTCTCGACCTCGAACCCGAGTACCGGGCGCTACGGGAACGGGAACCGGTGAGCAGGGTCGCCTTCCCCTACGGCGAGCAGGCGTGGCTCGTCACCCGCTACGCCGACGTGCGCACCGTGCTCACCGATCCCCGCTTCTCCCGCGCCGTGTCCCTTGAGCGTGACGTTCCGAGGGTGACCGAGGAGAACTTCAGCGGCGGGCTCGTGGCCATGGACCCGCCGGAGCACACCCGCGTGCGTTCGGTGTGCAGGCACGCGTTCACCGCCCGCACCGTGGCCAGGCTGCGGCAGCGGGCCACCACGATCGCCACCGACCTGGTCGAGACGGCGCGGCGTGAGGGCGGGTTCGACGCGGTGGAGGACTTCGCGCTGCCGTTCACCCTGAAGATGATCTGCGAACTGCTCGGTGTCCCTTACGAGGACCGCGACCACTTCCGCTACTGGGCCGAAGCGGGACTGGCCACCACCTCGCTCACCGAGGACGAACGGTGGCGCGCCACCGGCAACATGTGGGACTACGTCGCGAACCTGGTGGCCGAGCGGCGCGCGCACCCGCGCGACGACCTGATCTCGGCGATGCTGGCCGTGCAGTCCGAGACGGGCGCCGTCAGCGACGACGAACTCGTGATCGTGGCCATGACCATCCTCGTCGCCGGCTACGAGACCACCTCAACGCAGTTGCCCAACTTCCTGTACGTGCTGCTGGAGGACCGCGCCCGCTTCGAGACGCTGGTCGCCGACCCCGGGCTGATCCCCGGCGCGGTGGAGGAGCTGATGCGGTACGTGCCGCTGGAGGCCAACGGCACCTCACCCCGCTACGCGCTGGAGGACGTGACGCTGAGCGGCGTGCGCATCGAGGCGGGTGAGCCGGTGGTACCGGCGTCGGTGATCGCCAACCGGGACCCCGAGGTCTTCACCGATCCCGATCGGCTCGACTTCACCCGCAGCCCCAACCCGCACCTCGGATTCGGGCTGGGGGCGCACTTCTGCCTCGGAGCCCCGCTCGCGCGGCTGGAACTTCAGGTCGCCCTCGACGTCGTCACCACGGCGGTGCCGGACCTGCGGCTACCGGAGGACAACGACGGCATCGAGTGGAAGGAGGGGATGCTCGTGCGCGGCCCCTCCCGGCTCCCGCTTGCCGTGGATTCCGTGGACCCCGTGGACCCCACAGCGCCCGCACCGACCGCGTCACCTCGTCCCCAAAGGAGCAGGCCATGA
- a CDS encoding cytochrome P450, producing MQEHLAGSLADYPFVRDSIIDPSPELARLRDSAPIHKVTTSGGGQAWLVTRYADVRAVLGHAAFGTQYPGTIPTADENNLAAGFMFLKDPPEHTRLRRSVSRAFTARRVTVLRERAQAVADGLVADLLAEGPVADLQEGFAYPLPITVISELLGIPEQDRGRFRGWADIVLRSVEGDPAETATAFTDLQRFVLDLVAAKPDGDDLLSDLARQSDQPDGLSRLEIASMAMGLLMAGYVTTASAISHGMLRLFDHPAVLDGLRTGEVPVTGVVEELLRLQDEEVGIQRIAQADIDLCGVRISKGDVVIASRVGANRDPAEFDAPETLRVGGRRSPHLAFGHGIHHCLGAALARMELAVALTTLNTGIPGLRQADPPHEVLWRAEGMDVSIERLPVTW from the coding sequence ATGCAGGAGCACCTCGCCGGCTCGCTCGCCGACTACCCCTTCGTCCGCGATTCGATCATCGACCCCTCACCCGAGCTGGCCAGGCTGCGGGACTCGGCCCCGATCCACAAGGTCACGACGAGCGGGGGAGGGCAGGCGTGGCTGGTCACCCGCTACGCCGACGTCCGCGCCGTGCTCGGGCACGCGGCGTTCGGAACGCAGTACCCGGGAACCATCCCCACCGCCGACGAGAACAACCTCGCCGCCGGGTTCATGTTCCTCAAGGACCCGCCGGAACACACCCGGTTGCGGCGTAGCGTCAGCAGGGCGTTCACCGCCCGGCGCGTCACCGTGCTGCGCGAACGCGCGCAGGCGGTCGCCGACGGGCTGGTGGCCGACCTGCTCGCCGAAGGTCCTGTCGCGGACCTCCAGGAAGGCTTCGCCTACCCACTGCCGATCACCGTGATCTCGGAGTTGCTCGGCATCCCCGAGCAGGACAGAGGCCGGTTCCGGGGCTGGGCCGACATCGTCCTGCGGTCGGTGGAGGGTGATCCCGCCGAGACCGCCACGGCGTTCACCGACCTGCAACGGTTCGTCCTCGATCTCGTGGCGGCCAAACCCGACGGTGACGACCTGCTCAGCGACCTCGCCCGCCAGTCGGATCAGCCGGACGGGCTCAGCAGGCTGGAGATCGCGTCGATGGCGATGGGGCTTTTGATGGCCGGGTACGTCACGACGGCGTCGGCGATCTCCCACGGCATGCTGCGCCTGTTCGACCACCCGGCTGTGCTCGACGGGCTGAGGACCGGTGAGGTCCCAGTCACCGGTGTGGTCGAGGAGCTGCTGCGGTTGCAGGACGAGGAGGTCGGCATCCAGCGCATCGCGCAGGCCGACATCGACCTCTGCGGGGTGCGGATCAGCAAGGGAGACGTCGTGATCGCCTCGCGGGTCGGGGCCAACCGCGACCCCGCCGAGTTCGACGCCCCCGAGACGTTGCGCGTCGGCGGGAGACGCAGCCCGCACCTGGCGTTCGGCCACGGCATCCACCACTGCCTCGGCGCGGCACTGGCCCGCATGGAGCTGGCCGTCGCGCTCACCACGCTCAACACCGGAATCCCAGGACTGCGGCAGGCGGACCCGCCGCACGAGGTGTTGTGGAGGGCCGAGGGGATGGACGTCAGCATCGAGCGACTTCCCGTCACCTGGTGA
- a CDS encoding cytochrome P450: protein MKPAAGRRPQPGRGGGAGLPAGPALPAVVQTALWAAAPVWFGRTCLRRYGPLFTARILGFGPVVYACSPETIRRILLDDAAAFDAASANESIRFVVGEHSLLMSGGAEHTRRRKLLMRPLHGRNVADYVDVMVSIVEREMRSWRPGSTVRLLDCFQRVTLEVMIRAVFGITDSARLDRLRVLVPKLLALNPLIILLPALRKPFGGIGPWARFQRLLREVDDIIHAEIRQRRQRLAAEPDLRGSDVLTLLLTTSSSGTPLSDTELRDHMVTLLAVGQETTATQLAWFFERVLRSGSALRRVQAAVDEGDTRVLDAAIHEAIRARPTTLDVGRITVGRWEAEGHSFPAGTLFAVSLGLLHLSPDLHPVPESYSIDRFHPVEPPSTHFLPFGGGNHRCLGASLAMVEMRTVITTILRNARLRPRRAAPERVKPKGPMLVPGHGAEVVVDANHLPAYAASATVSEETT from the coding sequence GTGAAGCCAGCGGCGGGCAGGCGGCCCCAGCCGGGCCGAGGCGGCGGCGCGGGCCTCCCTGCCGGCCCCGCGCTGCCCGCAGTGGTGCAGACCGCGCTGTGGGCAGCGGCGCCCGTGTGGTTCGGCCGGACCTGCCTCCGCCGGTACGGGCCGCTGTTCACCGCCCGCATCCTCGGTTTCGGACCCGTCGTCTACGCCTGTTCGCCCGAAACGATCCGGCGCATCCTGCTGGACGACGCCGCCGCGTTCGACGCCGCCTCGGCCAACGAGTCGATCCGGTTCGTGGTCGGTGAGCATTCGCTGCTGATGTCGGGCGGCGCCGAGCACACCCGGCGGCGCAAGCTGCTGATGCGTCCGCTGCACGGGCGCAACGTCGCCGACTACGTCGATGTGATGGTGTCCATCGTGGAGCGGGAGATGCGGTCGTGGCGACCGGGTTCCACGGTCAGGCTGCTCGACTGCTTCCAGCGCGTGACGCTGGAGGTGATGATCCGCGCGGTGTTCGGCATCACCGATTCCGCCCGGCTCGACCGGCTCCGCGTGCTCGTGCCCAAGCTGCTCGCGCTGAACCCGCTCATCATCCTGCTTCCCGCTCTGCGCAAGCCGTTCGGCGGCATTGGACCGTGGGCGCGATTCCAGCGGCTGCTGCGCGAGGTCGATGACATCATCCACGCCGAGATCCGCCAGCGGCGGCAACGGCTGGCCGCCGAACCGGACCTGCGGGGCAGCGACGTGCTCACGCTGCTGCTCACCACCTCCAGTTCCGGGACTCCGCTGTCCGACACCGAGTTGCGCGACCACATGGTGACGCTGCTGGCCGTGGGGCAGGAGACCACGGCGACGCAGCTCGCGTGGTTCTTCGAAAGGGTGCTCCGCAGCGGCTCCGCACTGCGGAGGGTGCAGGCCGCGGTCGATGAGGGAGACACCCGCGTCCTCGACGCGGCCATCCACGAGGCGATCCGTGCCAGGCCGACCACATTGGACGTCGGGCGCATCACCGTCGGGCGATGGGAGGCCGAGGGCCACTCGTTCCCGGCTGGCACGCTGTTCGCGGTGTCGCTCGGCCTGTTGCACCTTTCGCCGGACCTGCACCCGGTGCCGGAGTCGTACTCGATCGACCGGTTCCATCCTGTCGAGCCGCCCAGCACGCACTTCCTGCCCTTCGGCGGCGGGAACCACCGATGCCTCGGCGCGTCGCTGGCGATGGTGGAGATGCGCACGGTGATCACCACAATCCTGCGCAACGCCAGGTTGCGGCCTCGCCGCGCCGCGCCGGAGCGGGTCAAGCCCAAGGGGCCGATGCTCGTACCAGGACACGGCGCGGAGGTGGTCGTTGACGCGAACCACCTTCCCGCCTACGCCGCGAGCGCGACCGTGAGCGAGGAGACGACATGA
- a CDS encoding cytochrome P450 has product MTAPEQPQAGVTSREPPPVERFRPADLDERDWSRLRATCPVSRVDTPEGGEVWLVSRYADIRAVLASRQFSVSPIDPDRGTGTAEANESIFQDPPEHTRLRGLVAGPFAVGYVGRYQDTIRAGADLLLDRIREVDGPVDVMEDFSKPLTMNVISEVVGVPEPDRALFQRLSDQLLVPLSEAQGVVALEGWRQLNDYVRDLIAQRRRDPQGRDRPDLLAHMIRAQEEDGIVDDVELATMVLGLPVAGYVSTANAIAVAMRYLLEFGWLARLRGEQEAGLRKQFVEEVLRIQSGDNGESMPRFAAENVRIGGVLISKGDTVVAPLVAANRDADIFSDPEVFDPHRPNLGRHVAFGFGIHRCLGANLARLELRIAVDALVECGMDFVMLEAWKAVPWKVNMLGDRFPERMPVRALPAANGGE; this is encoded by the coding sequence ATGACCGCACCCGAACAACCGCAGGCAGGCGTCACCTCCCGCGAACCGCCTCCTGTCGAACGCTTCCGCCCCGCCGACCTCGACGAGCGCGACTGGAGCCGGTTGAGGGCGACCTGCCCGGTGTCGCGTGTGGACACCCCGGAGGGCGGCGAGGTGTGGCTGGTGAGCCGCTACGCCGACATCCGCGCCGTCCTGGCGAGCAGGCAGTTCAGCGTCTCACCCATCGACCCCGACAGGGGAACAGGCACGGCGGAGGCCAACGAGTCGATCTTCCAGGATCCACCGGAGCACACCCGCCTCCGCGGTCTGGTCGCGGGACCCTTCGCGGTGGGCTACGTCGGCCGGTACCAGGACACGATCCGCGCGGGGGCCGACCTGCTCCTCGACCGGATTCGCGAGGTGGACGGGCCGGTTGACGTGATGGAGGACTTCTCGAAGCCGCTGACGATGAACGTCATCTCCGAGGTCGTCGGCGTCCCGGAACCCGATCGCGCGCTCTTCCAGCGCCTGTCCGACCAGCTTCTCGTCCCGCTGTCCGAGGCGCAGGGAGTGGTCGCCCTTGAGGGCTGGCGGCAGCTCAACGACTACGTGCGCGACCTGATCGCCCAGCGCCGCCGCGACCCGCAAGGCCGGGATCGCCCCGACCTGCTCGCGCACATGATCCGCGCGCAGGAGGAGGACGGCATCGTCGATGACGTCGAGCTGGCCACCATGGTGCTCGGCCTTCCCGTCGCAGGGTATGTCAGCACAGCCAACGCGATCGCCGTCGCCATGCGGTACCTGCTGGAGTTCGGGTGGCTGGCCCGGCTGCGCGGCGAGCAGGAGGCCGGGCTGCGCAAGCAGTTCGTCGAGGAGGTCCTGCGCATCCAGTCCGGTGACAACGGCGAGTCCATGCCCCGGTTCGCCGCCGAGAACGTGCGGATCGGGGGCGTGCTGATCAGCAAGGGGGACACCGTGGTGGCGCCGCTGGTGGCGGCCAACCGCGACGCCGACATCTTCTCCGACCCCGAGGTGTTCGACCCGCACCGGCCGAACCTCGGCCGCCACGTCGCCTTCGGGTTCGGCATCCACCGCTGCCTCGGCGCGAACCTCGCGCGGCTGGAGCTGCGGATAGCGGTGGACGCACTCGTCGAGTGCGGAATGGACTTCGTGATGCTCGAGGCATGGAAAGCGGTCCCCTGGAAGGTCAACATGCTGGGCGACCGGTTCCCCGAACGGATGCCGGTGCGGGCGCTGCCCGCCGCGAACGGAGGCGAGTGA
- a CDS encoding class I SAM-dependent methyltransferase yields the protein MVGELSSTERSFDGADEEDRRRTDYERELAGLLAQGMFCGPRAGTCPWCGHPGPGFRARLVDTRQCKPGVFDMDECRSCGHVFQNPRLTPAALAYYCRDSYDGLGRDHYASVAEYSRSAQRARVRLVTAHRRPTSWLDVGARQGHLCREARRMLPGTRVTALDPSPEVLRARDRGWTDEADQRPLTRFAEDHPGEFDVVSLVHYAERTADPRAQFAAARRLLRPGGVVLIEQVNPLSRYADLHGRYWYCWLAPQNLHLMPADNVCGALGELGFTVADVRRGAANKPFDNVAALLTALNHRLPPARSWPWSSRRASVAGRAARTAAMVLAAPALALALAVDSLLHPLISRGGGGNTYRIVAVAR from the coding sequence ATGGTGGGCGAGCTGTCGAGCACCGAGCGGTCCTTCGACGGTGCCGATGAAGAGGATCGCCGCAGGACGGACTACGAACGCGAGCTGGCCGGCCTGCTCGCGCAGGGCATGTTCTGCGGCCCGCGCGCGGGAACGTGCCCGTGGTGCGGACATCCGGGACCGGGATTCCGTGCCCGGCTCGTGGATACCCGCCAGTGCAAGCCAGGCGTGTTCGACATGGACGAATGCCGATCCTGCGGCCACGTGTTCCAGAACCCCCGGCTCACGCCTGCCGCGCTCGCCTACTACTGCCGGGACTCCTATGACGGTCTCGGCCGCGACCACTACGCCTCGGTGGCGGAGTACAGCCGCTCGGCGCAGCGTGCGCGGGTGCGGCTGGTCACGGCTCACCGCCGCCCGACATCGTGGCTGGACGTGGGCGCCCGGCAGGGACATCTGTGCCGGGAGGCGCGGCGGATGCTGCCAGGGACACGCGTGACGGCTCTCGATCCGAGCCCCGAGGTGCTGCGCGCGAGGGACCGTGGCTGGACCGACGAGGCCGACCAGCGCCCGCTGACCCGCTTCGCCGAGGACCACCCCGGCGAGTTCGACGTCGTGAGTCTGGTCCACTACGCCGAACGCACCGCCGACCCGAGAGCGCAGTTCGCGGCCGCGCGGCGCCTGCTGCGGCCCGGCGGCGTGGTCTTGATCGAACAGGTCAACCCGCTCAGCCGGTACGCGGATCTGCACGGCCGTTACTGGTACTGCTGGCTGGCCCCGCAGAACCTGCACCTCATGCCCGCGGACAACGTGTGCGGCGCGCTGGGGGAACTCGGCTTCACCGTGGCGGACGTGCGGCGCGGTGCGGCGAACAAACCCTTCGACAACGTCGCCGCACTGCTCACGGCCCTCAACCACCGGCTTCCTCCGGCCCGCTCGTGGCCGTGGTCGTCGCGGAGGGCGAGCGTGGCGGGACGGGCGGCCAGAACGGCGGCGATGGTGCTGGCCGCTCCGGCGCTCGCGCTCGCACTGGCCGTGGACTCGCTGCTCCATCCGCTGATCAGCAGGGGCGGTGGAGGCAACACCTACCGGATCGTGGCCGTGGCGCGCTGA
- a CDS encoding macrolide family glycosyltransferase encodes MGCHILFASIPAWGHLYPVLPGLAELVRRGHRVSCLASGGFAGEVGKVLDVVPYDSPMDSTEVDLADMGSVLPMMLDETRAAYSVLADVVRADPPEVIVSDVLSNAGWLLGRAFDLPVVRTWPVFASNSEFSLHEDYTSRTDTEESMTAFFRAVAAFLDEVGLDTVSPEQFFDNEAEHNIALFPRALQPRGETFDARFTFISPCIRPAEGSPEVPWLARSQPLAVVSLGTVFNEKIDFFRTCLDGIDRLGWYAAAALGKRVNPAAIGPVSPRVLLTPTLPMIDALRHASVAVTHGGLTSTLEALAEGVPVLISPQIGEQRGVADRVEALGLGQLLPDPFTAEELAELIKQVSQDSAMAERLDRFRATVRDADGPAQFADAVEAVPR; translated from the coding sequence ATGGGATGCCACATCCTCTTCGCGTCGATTCCCGCATGGGGCCACCTCTACCCGGTGCTTCCGGGGCTGGCCGAACTCGTCCGCAGGGGACACCGCGTGAGCTGCCTCGCCTCGGGTGGTTTCGCCGGTGAGGTGGGCAAGGTTCTCGACGTCGTGCCGTACGACTCGCCGATGGACTCGACCGAGGTGGACCTCGCCGACATGGGCAGCGTGCTGCCGATGATGCTCGACGAGACCCGCGCCGCCTACAGCGTGCTCGCCGACGTCGTGCGTGCCGACCCTCCCGAGGTGATCGTGTCCGACGTGCTGTCGAACGCGGGCTGGCTGCTGGGCAGGGCTTTCGACCTTCCCGTCGTCCGCACCTGGCCGGTGTTCGCGTCGAACTCCGAGTTCTCCCTGCACGAGGACTACACCTCCCGCACCGATACCGAGGAGTCGATGACGGCGTTCTTCCGTGCGGTCGCGGCGTTCCTCGACGAGGTGGGGCTCGACACGGTGTCGCCGGAGCAGTTCTTCGACAACGAGGCCGAGCACAACATCGCGTTGTTCCCTCGCGCGTTGCAGCCGCGCGGGGAGACGTTCGACGCGCGCTTCACCTTCATCAGCCCGTGCATCAGGCCAGCCGAGGGCTCGCCGGAGGTGCCGTGGCTGGCCCGCTCGCAACCACTGGCCGTGGTGTCGCTGGGCACGGTGTTCAACGAGAAGATCGACTTCTTCCGCACCTGCCTCGACGGCATCGACCGGCTCGGCTGGTATGCCGCCGCCGCGCTGGGCAAGCGGGTCAACCCGGCCGCGATCGGTCCTGTCTCGCCGAGGGTGTTGCTCACACCGACCCTGCCGATGATCGACGCGTTGCGCCATGCCTCCGTCGCGGTCACTCACGGGGGCCTGACCAGCACGCTCGAAGCACTCGCCGAGGGCGTTCCCGTGCTGATCTCACCGCAGATCGGGGAGCAGCGCGGCGTCGCCGACCGTGTGGAGGCGCTCGGGCTCGGCCAGCTCCTCCCCGATCCGTTCACCGCGGAGGAGCTGGCCGAGCTGATCAAGCAGGTGTCCCAGGACAGCGCGATGGCCGAACGGCTCGACCGGTTCCGCGCCACGGTGCGGGACGCCGACGGACCCGCCCAGTTCGCCGACGCCGTCGAAGCCGTGCCGCGCTGA